In the Ctenopharyngodon idella isolate HZGC_01 chromosome 21, HZGC01, whole genome shotgun sequence genome, AATTTATGTTATGTCAATTTTAAATGCTGACGTGCGCTTTGTGAAGAGTGATCGCGCATGCGACTGTGCGCGACTCCGTTTGAGTGGTTAATTGTAGGCTACTTGCATCTCAAAATGCTGTTATGACgtgaaattaatgtaaaaacagtCAGTTATTGTTACGGTTTAGGTTGCTGTAGAGATGAAGCTTACACGGACTTATACAAAATAGGGTTATTTATTCAACGAAGGAGAGAAACACAACCAATCACATCTAACTAACAATAAGAACAGacgagtgcagggagtgagtccattataAAGGGAGTGCAGATGATCAGGAGCAGGTGCAGGTAATCCATgatgatggggagatgacgaggaagtgagtgcaggtgtggaaacaaggaggatgatgggaaatggagtccaggacaggAGGGAACTGTGACAGTTATGTCTCAAAGTATTAAACAGACAGGACAAACCACATCTTATAATTCAAAagagatctgtgcattagtgtgAATGCAGCTTATTAGATCTCCCATGGTGTATGTCATCAGTAATAATCGAACCACAGTAAAGatgagaaagaaaaatcactcacagcTCTTGAAAGGAAAACGTTCAAATAGCGTACACTTAAATactgaaagcactctttgtttattgcttgtaatatgttttattgttcctctttattatttactagcttttacattttgaagctattttagtttatagatttaaaattcttaacatgaaattgttttaattttttaatgtgcaattattttaaaaagtacttaaaatgatatatgtaattaaataaaaaagatattaagttttattaataagaataattaacaagaaaaaaagattaagaATCGTTTTGGAATCGGATCGTGACTCTTGGACTCGGATCTTGAGGTCcctaaagattcccacccctactATACAGTGACTTATTGCTTGTGTTTGTTGAATAATACAGAAGATAAAGAgcttaaaaaataatcacatattAAATTGCAATTGCAAtattcgtaaaaaaaaaaaaaaaaacgcagttCGATTATTTTCCAGAATCGTTCAGCCCTAATTACGGGCGCCCTCTTATACTTCCGGGTGCTCTGCTAATGATGTCACAGTGGTTGCGAGCCAATGAAATTGGAGTGTGTTCACACGTGGTTCAGACACCGGTCACGCTGATGACTTTCCCCATAGCATCAATCCAAGttgcagtgtctcattcccccTCTAGGGGAAACATGGTTACTGTCCTAACCTGAGACATTTTCCTTGAAgcaatagttcactttcaaataaaaatttcctgataatttactcacccccatgtcatccaagatgtccatgtccttctttcttcagtcgaaaagaaattaaggtttttgatgaaaacattccagaatttttctccttatagtggacttcagtggtctccaaacggttgaaggtcaaaattacagtttcagtgcagcttcaaagggctttaaacgattccagacgaggaataagggtcttatctagagaaacgatcggtcattttctaaaaaaaatctaaatgtatatgctttataggcacaaatgatcgcatcacaagtgcttccaccagaacacgattctgtattcttcaaaaagcttaagCTAAATGTCCtacgatcgtttctctagataagacccttattcatcgtctggtatcgtttaagccctttgaagctgcactgaaactgacattttgaccttcaaccgtctggagaccattgaagtccattataaggagaataatcctggaatgttttcatcaaaaaccttaatttcttttcgactgaagaaagaaggacatggacatcttggatgacatgggggtgagtaaattatcaggaaatttttatttgaaagtggactaatcctttaattttctttaatgaCTGCTGAGGAGAATTAAGATTAATTGATTGTGggaatttaaaatgttgattttagaCTCGATGGAAGTGAATGGAGACAAACACCATGGGTTTCATAAACCTCATCATTTCAAAAATGAAGATGGAAATGCAGTTGTTATAAAGACTGAAGagaatttcacacaaaaacaagcTGGAAAATCTGGAGTCAAAGAACTTTTCATCTGCACCGAGTGTGGAAAATGTTACATGCATAAATCAGACCTTCAGcgacacatgagaattcacactggagaaaatcTGTTCACATGtattcagtgtggaaagagtttcatacATAAAAGACACCTAAGTGagcacatgagagttcacactggagaaagacCGTTCccatgctctcagtgtggaaagagtttcaaacGCAAAAGCGTTCTCAACAATCATATGTACTCTCACTCTGGAGTAAAATCATTCAGCTGTGATCAGTgtgataaaacatttgttttggcTTCAAGCTTAAGAGCACACCTTAAAGTTCATGTAGATGTGAAGCCACACATTTGTTctctctgtggaaagagtttttctgAACTGCACTCTTTAAAACAGCACGAGCGTGTACATACTGGTGAGAGACCTCATATGTGCTCTGACTGTGGGAAGACCTACACTACATCCAGTGCCTTAAAATCACACcagagaattcatactggagagaaaccgtacaaGTGCTCACACTGTGGAAAGAGGTTCTCTTACTCAAAATCCTTGAAAGATCATGagagagttcatactggagagaagccgcacCAGTGCTCTtcatgtgggaagagtttcagcCAAATCTCTCATCTACAGACTCATAAGAAAAAGCATTGCCCGAAGTTGCCTCAATAAGGAAATGTTCATGTTCAGATCACTCACTCACAAATAATACACTTACAAGTAAATTATATAACATTCAGATTAAAGatgcactatgtaactttttttttgttcaaaatgataCACCAATACACCATCAAtccttctttcaaaacatgatTTTGTCCTACCTttattcactatggtaagcctgttgtgtttatatattaaaCTGTGTCTTgtcatatctgtaaatagagaaaagttgctccagcTACTTTGACCAATGTGGGAGTGGCACAGGTTAGTTGTCACTACAAGCCAGAAAGGTTGAGCAGCTAAATCTCAAACCTCTGGGGAATCAcccattttaaa is a window encoding:
- the LOC127503442 gene encoding gastrula zinc finger protein XlCGF7.1-like, whose product is MLIEGEEESRRNCSRRNNLHIIVKMEIEEEPCRMRDEDTEEQTDSMEVNGDKHHGFHKPHHFKNEDGNAVVIKTEENFTQKQAGKSGVKELFICTECGKCYMHKSDLQRHMRIHTGENLFTCIQCGKSFIHKRHLSEHMRVHTGERPFPCSQCGKSFKRKSVLNNHMYSHSGVKSFSCDQCDKTFVLASSLRAHLKVHVDVKPHICSLCGKSFSELHSLKQHERVHTGERPHMCSDCGKTYTTSSALKSHQRIHTGEKPYKCSHCGKRFSYSKSLKDHERVHTGEKPHQCSSCGKSFSQISHLQTHKKKHCPKLPQ